A window of the Candidatus Amarolinea dominans genome harbors these coding sequences:
- a CDS encoding CBS domain-containing protein, which yields MTTGLTVILTHEHADFDALAAMLATWKLNPQAVPILPGQLNRNVREFLTLYRSALPFVAAADAPPRRVVHALVVDTQSFAPPRRMSAQTSVEIVDHHALQITLPPDWTHTGDKVGATTTLLVERLQNERIPLTTIEATCLLLGIYEDTGTLTYSATTARDAACVAWLLQPAQGANLEVVNRFLHHSLTAEQKALLDQLIANSEPFEFGSQPVIIAWASLPTFNDEISTLAHRVRDFYEPAAVFLLVDLGDRIQVVARSSSDAVDVGVIASALGGGGHRRAAAALVRGRSLREVRTTLVDLLQQHVRPSVTVSEIMSRGLQTLSPDMTIADAAARMQRFGFEGFPVADLSQVVGMLTRGQVDRALRHGLAQAPVAQVMSKGSISVAPEDGIEVLQRRMIESGWGQVPVVNRQTGALIGIVTRTDLIKLWGTPLPTRPAADMNAKMETLLPAALINLVRRAGEAAADLNYPMYAVGGFVRDLLLNVPNFDIDLVVEGDAIGLARRLASLYGGRVRSHKRFGTAKWILSADGKAEPADASEQSSEEEDEEYRPVQISSVDDAAPPVPSLDFVTARTEFYEHPTALPTVERSSIKLDLHRRDFTINTLAIHLDPQHWGELLDFYDGVGDLNNGIIRVLHSLSFIEDPTRILRAVRFEQRFHFQIEARTEQLIADALDLLPKVSPARVRHELELILEEAEPELALARLQQMQVLAHLNAHLVYDRWLADRFVDLRHLRMDRQLAGDSQTVAGEELPRLYLALMLFRQPAEADQQVHERLRLRHDTMRLLSDLRALQRHLADLGRPLLRASQIDEILRPISAAARLVLRVASESWLVQQRMDLYERSLKQVTVELDGHRLRKLGLPPGPLYRQILQAVRAARLDGEVHDLAGEMALARRLAERGDAEAQSAEYKVQSAER from the coding sequence GTGACTACCGGTCTCACGGTCATTTTGACCCACGAACATGCCGATTTCGACGCCCTGGCGGCCATGCTGGCAACCTGGAAACTGAACCCCCAGGCTGTCCCCATTTTGCCGGGCCAGCTAAACCGCAACGTGCGCGAATTCTTGACCCTCTACCGCAGCGCCCTGCCGTTCGTGGCGGCCGCCGATGCGCCGCCGCGCCGCGTGGTCCATGCCCTGGTGGTAGACACGCAAAGTTTTGCGCCACCGCGCCGCATGTCGGCGCAAACCAGCGTTGAGATCGTGGATCATCATGCATTGCAGATCACCCTGCCGCCCGACTGGACCCACACCGGCGACAAGGTGGGCGCCACGACAACGCTGCTGGTGGAACGCCTGCAAAACGAACGTATCCCGCTGACCACGATCGAGGCCACCTGCCTGCTGCTGGGCATCTACGAAGACACGGGCACGTTGACCTACAGCGCCACCACCGCGCGTGACGCCGCGTGCGTGGCCTGGCTGCTGCAGCCGGCGCAGGGCGCTAATCTCGAAGTGGTCAACCGATTCCTGCACCACTCGCTGACCGCTGAGCAAAAGGCCCTGCTCGATCAGCTCATCGCCAACAGCGAACCGTTCGAGTTCGGCAGCCAGCCGGTCATCATCGCCTGGGCCAGCTTGCCCACCTTCAACGATGAAATCTCGACCCTGGCGCACCGCGTGCGCGATTTCTACGAGCCGGCTGCGGTCTTTCTGCTGGTTGACCTGGGCGATCGCATCCAGGTCGTGGCGCGCAGCAGCAGCGACGCGGTGGATGTCGGCGTAATTGCGTCAGCGCTGGGGGGCGGTGGTCATCGGCGCGCTGCCGCGGCGCTGGTGCGCGGGCGCAGCCTGCGCGAGGTGCGGACGACCCTGGTAGATTTGCTGCAGCAGCACGTGCGCCCTTCGGTGACGGTCAGCGAGATTATGTCACGCGGGCTGCAGACCCTGTCGCCCGACATGACGATTGCCGACGCCGCGGCGCGCATGCAGCGCTTCGGTTTCGAGGGCTTTCCGGTGGCCGACTTGAGCCAGGTCGTGGGCATGTTGACCCGCGGCCAGGTGGACCGCGCCTTGCGCCACGGCCTGGCGCAGGCGCCTGTCGCCCAGGTCATGAGCAAAGGCAGCATCAGCGTGGCGCCGGAGGATGGCATCGAAGTCTTGCAGCGCCGCATGATCGAAAGCGGCTGGGGCCAGGTGCCGGTGGTCAACCGGCAGACCGGCGCGCTGATCGGCATCGTCACCCGCACCGATCTGATCAAGCTGTGGGGCACGCCGCTGCCCACGCGCCCGGCCGCGGACATGAACGCGAAGATGGAAACTCTGCTGCCCGCGGCGTTGATCAACCTGGTGCGCCGTGCGGGCGAGGCCGCGGCCGATTTGAACTACCCCATGTACGCGGTGGGCGGCTTCGTGCGTGATCTTTTGCTCAACGTCCCCAATTTTGACATTGACCTGGTGGTCGAAGGGGATGCGATCGGCCTGGCGCGGCGCCTGGCGAGCCTGTATGGCGGCCGCGTGCGTTCACACAAACGCTTCGGCACGGCCAAATGGATTCTCAGCGCCGATGGCAAGGCCGAGCCGGCGGACGCAAGTGAGCAGAGCAGCGAAGAGGAAGATGAGGAGTACCGGCCGGTGCAGATCAGCAGCGTGGATGACGCCGCGCCGCCGGTGCCCAGCCTCGATTTCGTCACCGCGCGCACCGAATTCTACGAACACCCCACCGCGCTGCCCACCGTGGAGCGGTCTTCGATCAAACTCGACCTGCACCGGCGCGACTTCACGATCAACACCCTGGCGATTCACCTCGACCCGCAGCATTGGGGCGAGCTGCTCGATTTCTACGACGGGGTGGGGGACCTGAACAACGGCATCATCCGTGTGCTGCACAGCCTGAGTTTCATCGAAGACCCCACACGCATCCTGCGCGCGGTGCGTTTCGAGCAGCGCTTTCATTTTCAGATCGAGGCGCGCACCGAGCAACTGATTGCCGACGCGCTCGACCTGCTGCCCAAGGTCAGCCCGGCGCGGGTGCGGCATGAGCTGGAGTTGATCCTGGAAGAGGCCGAGCCGGAACTGGCGCTGGCGCGTTTGCAGCAGATGCAGGTACTCGCACACCTGAATGCGCACCTGGTCTATGACCGCTGGTTGGCCGACCGCTTCGTTGATCTGCGCCATCTGCGCATGGACCGCCAGTTGGCGGGCGACTCGCAGACGGTGGCAGGGGAAGAATTGCCGCGCCTCTACCTGGCGCTGATGCTCTTCCGCCAGCCGGCCGAGGCCGATCAACAGGTGCATGAGCGCTTGCGCCTGCGCCATGACACCATGCGCCTGCTGAGCGACCTGCGCGCCTTGCAGCGCCATCTGGCCGACCTGGGCCGGCCGCTGCTGCGCGCCAGTCAGATAGATGAGATCTTGCGCCCAATCAGCGCTGCGGCGCGGCTGGTGCTGCGCGTCGCCAGCGAATCGTGGCTGGTGCAGCAGCGCATGGACCTCTACGAACGCAGCCTCAAGCAGGTGACGGTAGAGCTGGACGGTCATCGGCTGCGCAAACTCGGTCTGCCGCCCGGCCCACTCTATCGCCAGATTCTGCAGGCCGTGCGCGCCGCGCGTCTCGACGGCGAGGTGCATGACCTGGCCGGGGAGATGGCTTTGGCGCGGCGGTTGGCAGAGAGAGGGGATGCGGAAGCGCAGAGTGCAGAGTACAAAGTGCAAAGCGCAGAGCGATAG
- a CDS encoding OsmC family protein, with protein MTQHEHTYAVQVTWTGNLGQGTSSYRAYARAHEITAAGKPVIAGSADPAFRGDRTRYNPEDLLVASLAACHMLWYLHLAADAGVVVVAYEDQARGVMAETPNGGGHFTSVVLLPTVTIQPGADPALAAHLHARAHELCFIANSVNFPVTCEPVIVVEAARTAEDAEK; from the coding sequence ATGACTCAGCACGAACACACGTACGCGGTTCAGGTGACCTGGACCGGCAACCTGGGGCAGGGGACCAGCAGCTACCGCGCCTATGCGCGCGCACACGAGATCACGGCGGCCGGCAAGCCGGTGATCGCCGGTTCGGCCGACCCCGCGTTTCGAGGCGACCGCACGCGCTATAACCCGGAAGACCTGCTGGTGGCGTCGTTGGCGGCCTGCCACATGCTGTGGTATTTACACCTGGCCGCAGACGCGGGTGTGGTGGTGGTGGCCTATGAAGACCAGGCCCGCGGCGTCATGGCGGAGACGCCGAATGGCGGCGGTCATTTTACTTCGGTCGTGCTGCTGCCCACAGTGACGATCCAGCCTGGCGCCGACCCGGCCCTGGCTGCGCACCTGCACGCCCGCGCCCATGAGCTGTGCTTCATCGCCAACTCCGTCAATTTCCCGGTGACGTGTGAACCGGTGATTGTCGTTGAGGCGGCACGCACCGCAGAGGACGCGGAGAAATAA